Proteins from one Embleya scabrispora genomic window:
- a CDS encoding DUF6221 family protein, with product MSGLVTALTTFVRARIEEDETVARQATPGPWHQRWEGQELQVYAPGQAYPYSVATWTYLIHTGPRAEEERATCNTSNSDHITRHHPLRVLREAQMKRAILAAHPITDHVIPPGYGPGGEPFGCKVCHDWDGATEGRGYCVTLRLLAGMYVDHPDYEEAWRP from the coding sequence ATGAGCGGCCTCGTGACAGCCCTGACTACGTTCGTTCGCGCCCGGATCGAAGAAGACGAAACCGTCGCCCGCCAGGCAACCCCCGGCCCCTGGCATCAACGCTGGGAAGGCCAGGAACTCCAGGTCTATGCACCGGGCCAGGCGTACCCGTACAGCGTCGCAACGTGGACCTACCTGATTCACACCGGTCCTCGCGCCGAAGAGGAGCGAGCCACGTGCAACACCTCGAACTCCGACCACATCACCCGGCATCACCCCCTCCGCGTACTGCGCGAGGCCCAGATGAAGCGCGCCATTCTCGCAGCCCACCCGATCACCGACCACGTGATCCCGCCCGGCTACGGACCGGGAGGTGAACCGTTCGGGTGCAAGGTCTGCCACGACTGGGATGGCGCCACCGAAGGCCGCGGATACTGCGTCACGCTCCGACTCCTGGCCGGCATGTATGTCGACCACCCCGATTACGAGGAAGCCTGGAGACCATGA
- a CDS encoding RNA ligase (ATP): protein MSTLRVTAERLTIHPHPNADALELAQVGLYRAVVPKGTYTTGDAALYIPEQAVVPDPLIAELGLTGRLAGPDHNRVRAIRLRGELSQGIVCRPASLAGVDLEAAAAAGTDFAERLGVTKWVPPIPVHMSGDVVPAPDLLRWIEIENIRRHPGLFTPGEHVIATEKIHGTACLYTHVAATGEGFVSSKGFGSKSLALVRNDHNLYWRTVLAHGVPEVAACIAKTLGAERVGIFGEVYGAGVQDLAYGVDAKQATPGYAVFDVALAHAEGRQWLSAHVLPSLLRWNGELPVVPRLYDGPYDEATLLGLAEGTETISGTSAHVREGIVVRPYYERHSPILGGRAIGKIVSEAYLTRKGGTEFE from the coding sequence TTGTCCACTCTCCGCGTCACCGCCGAACGGCTGACCATCCACCCCCACCCCAACGCCGACGCGCTGGAGCTGGCACAGGTGGGGCTCTATCGCGCCGTCGTACCGAAGGGCACCTACACCACCGGCGACGCGGCGCTCTACATCCCCGAACAGGCCGTCGTTCCGGACCCGTTGATCGCGGAACTCGGACTGACGGGACGCCTCGCGGGTCCCGATCACAACCGCGTCCGCGCGATCCGCCTGCGCGGCGAACTCTCCCAGGGCATCGTGTGCCGCCCCGCCTCCCTGGCCGGCGTCGACCTCGAGGCAGCCGCGGCGGCCGGCACCGACTTCGCCGAACGACTGGGGGTCACCAAGTGGGTGCCGCCGATCCCCGTCCACATGAGCGGCGACGTCGTTCCGGCGCCGGATCTCCTGCGATGGATCGAGATCGAGAACATCCGGCGCCACCCCGGCCTTTTCACCCCCGGCGAGCACGTGATCGCCACCGAGAAGATCCACGGAACCGCCTGCCTCTACACCCACGTGGCCGCGACGGGGGAGGGGTTCGTGTCCTCCAAGGGCTTCGGCTCCAAGTCCCTGGCACTGGTCCGCAACGACCACAACCTGTACTGGCGGACCGTCCTCGCCCACGGCGTACCCGAGGTCGCCGCCTGCATCGCGAAGACACTCGGAGCGGAGCGAGTGGGAATCTTCGGTGAGGTGTACGGCGCCGGCGTCCAGGACCTGGCCTACGGCGTCGACGCGAAACAGGCAACGCCCGGGTACGCCGTGTTCGACGTCGCCCTCGCCCACGCGGAGGGGCGGCAGTGGTTGAGCGCTCACGTCCTGCCCTCTCTGCTGCGATGGAACGGCGAACTCCCCGTGGTTCCGCGCCTGTACGACGGGCCCTACGACGAAGCCACCCTGCTGGGGCTCGCCGAGGGCACCGAGACGATCTCGGGGACGTCGGCGCACGTGCGCGAGGGCATCGTCGTGCGGCCCTACTACGAGCGGCACAGCCCGATCCTCGGCGGCCGGGCCATCGGGAAGATCGTGTCCGAGGCGTACCTGACCCGCAAGGGCGGGACGGAATTCGAATGA
- a CDS encoding DUF5753 domain-containing protein, whose amino-acid sequence MTRTHTPGNPALVSARLAMGWYSQAEFAAAFEEAAKVLGRPVGLSVRHIRRWESANPPRPTAVYQHILEAMFGRRLTELGFRPLDFEMDAEEDGYGEGMRDLLNGVPDRLRRLMRLEEGALSVFGFETLRFPGPLQSPQCAWATIHMQDPTLLPEVAAERQRIRVARAVDYVEREVPAWFVVSEAALYHPIGGLSVLADQLEHVLMLASRWPMLRFQVLPFTSPWTVSSPMVLMETEPGHFAAWLEQLTGSQLVDAPDDIGTFRRTFDRLVEAALSPEASLELVDRRRRDVCTALEVTAYRSGESPATANRTTA is encoded by the coding sequence ATGACCCGCACCCATACTCCCGGGAACCCCGCGCTGGTCTCCGCTCGCTTGGCCATGGGCTGGTACTCGCAAGCCGAGTTCGCCGCTGCCTTCGAGGAAGCGGCGAAAGTTCTGGGTCGTCCCGTCGGTCTGTCGGTGCGACACATCCGCAGGTGGGAGTCGGCGAATCCGCCGAGGCCCACGGCGGTCTACCAGCACATCCTGGAGGCAATGTTCGGGCGCAGGCTCACCGAACTCGGCTTTCGTCCGCTGGACTTCGAGATGGACGCTGAGGAGGACGGCTACGGCGAAGGCATGCGGGACTTGCTGAACGGCGTGCCCGATCGCCTGCGCCGACTGATGCGCCTCGAGGAAGGTGCTTTGAGCGTGTTCGGCTTCGAGACGCTGCGGTTCCCTGGGCCGTTGCAGTCGCCGCAGTGTGCGTGGGCGACGATCCACATGCAGGATCCGACGCTGTTGCCGGAGGTGGCCGCAGAGCGGCAGCGGATCCGGGTGGCGCGTGCGGTGGACTACGTGGAGCGCGAGGTACCGGCCTGGTTCGTCGTGTCCGAGGCCGCGCTGTACCACCCGATCGGCGGCCTGTCGGTGCTGGCCGACCAGTTGGAGCACGTGCTGATGTTGGCGTCCCGTTGGCCCATGCTGCGCTTCCAGGTTCTGCCGTTCACTTCGCCGTGGACGGTGTCGTCTCCGATGGTTCTGATGGAGACTGAGCCTGGGCACTTCGCGGCGTGGCTTGAGCAGTTGACGGGGTCCCAGTTGGTCGACGCGCCGGACGACATCGGTACGTTCCGGAGGACGTTCGACCGATTGGTCGAGGCTGCCCTGTCGCCCGAGGCGTCACTGGAACTGGTGGATCGACGAAGGCGAGACGTGTGTACGGCTCTGGAGGTAACCGCGTACCGCAGTGGCGAAAGTCCCGCCACAGCGAACAGGACTACTGCGTAG
- a CDS encoding AAA family ATPase, with product MPTVHLTTGLPASGKTGLARGLDALRFSLDDYRAMMRRDRSTWNGDLEKIAVEAMIRSAHAAVEGGRDIVVDNTHLTANLPGRYKDAFPTAVFRVHDLMAVPVEECIRRDAEREQPVGEDVIRNLHARHVKATRNGWRLTDAWMNDRHTPDPYIPDTSLPTAVLCDIDGTLALNESGRGPYDFHRCGEDTVNRAVADELALHDRANHIIVLLSGRGSEYRPETVAWLAAHGIAYDELWMRPLGDFRRDDLVKAELFDKHVRHRFAVRFTLDDRDRVVALWRRMGIPTWQVNYGAF from the coding sequence ATGCCCACCGTTCACCTCACCACGGGCCTGCCCGCCTCCGGCAAGACCGGCCTGGCCCGGGGCCTCGACGCGCTCCGGTTCAGCCTGGACGACTACCGGGCGATGATGCGCCGCGACAGGTCGACCTGGAACGGCGACCTGGAGAAGATCGCCGTCGAGGCGATGATCCGCTCCGCGCACGCCGCCGTCGAAGGCGGCCGCGACATCGTCGTCGACAACACCCACCTGACCGCGAACCTCCCCGGCAGATACAAGGACGCGTTCCCCACCGCGGTGTTCCGCGTGCACGACCTCATGGCCGTGCCCGTCGAGGAGTGCATCCGCCGCGACGCCGAACGCGAACAACCCGTCGGCGAGGACGTCATCCGCAACCTCCACGCCCGACACGTCAAGGCCACGCGCAACGGGTGGCGCCTGACCGACGCGTGGATGAACGACCGCCACACACCCGATCCGTACATCCCCGACACCAGCCTGCCCACGGCGGTTCTGTGCGACATCGACGGAACCCTCGCCCTGAACGAGAGCGGACGGGGACCCTACGACTTCCACCGGTGCGGGGAGGACACCGTCAACCGGGCCGTTGCCGACGAACTTGCCCTGCACGACCGCGCCAACCACATCATCGTCCTGCTCTCCGGCCGCGGCTCCGAGTACCGGCCCGAGACCGTCGCGTGGCTCGCAGCCCACGGCATCGCCTACGACGAACTGTGGATGCGCCCCCTGGGGGACTTCCGCCGCGACGACCTCGTCAAGGCCGAGCTGTTCGACAAGCACGTGCGCCACCGATTCGCCGTGCGCTTCACCCTCGACGACCGGGACCGCGTCGTGGCGCTGTGGCGCCGCATGGGAATCCCCACCTGGCAAGTCAACTACGGCGCGTTCTGA
- a CDS encoding GIY-YIG nuclease family protein has translation MAVHKGRTAVYRFFDAGDALIYVGIATNPRRRWADHTSQSPWWGQVVTREVEWFDTRDEAESAEALTIAHDRPRWNVAPGVLGAEVARPPRRSTWTPSTHFTSRRADYHLAEQALTAARTRLEEVILEEMRAGVSATKIAPLTPWTYESLRTLAREHRVPRLRQPRVQSLRSSLGRAS, from the coding sequence ATGGCCGTGCACAAGGGCCGCACCGCGGTCTACCGCTTCTTCGACGCCGGCGACGCACTCATCTACGTCGGCATCGCCACCAACCCCCGCCGGCGTTGGGCGGACCACACGAGTCAGTCGCCCTGGTGGGGCCAAGTCGTCACCCGTGAGGTCGAGTGGTTCGACACGCGCGACGAGGCGGAATCCGCCGAGGCACTGACGATCGCCCACGACCGGCCCCGATGGAACGTGGCACCCGGCGTACTCGGCGCCGAGGTGGCCCGTCCGCCCCGCCGAAGCACCTGGACCCCGTCCACACACTTCACCAGCCGCAGGGCCGACTACCACCTCGCCGAACAGGCACTCACCGCCGCCCGCACCCGCCTCGAGGAAGTCATCCTCGAGGAGATGCGCGCGGGTGTCTCCGCCACCAAGATTGCCCCTCTGACCCCGTGGACCTACGAATCGCTGCGCACGCTGGCACGCGAACACCGCGTCCCGCGCCTCCGGCAGCCGCGAGTCCAGAGCCTTCGAAGCTCCCTGGGACGGGCGTCATGA
- a CDS encoding tRNA(His) guanylyltransferase Thg1 family protein, producing MSDSTALGDRMKRHEQATRTVLPARTYTVIRVDGRSFHTYLRGCTKPFDERFMADMDLVAEALCAEISGTVLAYTQSDEVSVLCTDFQAAGTQPWFGGVVAKQTSIAASVATAALNAARPGKRALFDARVFTLPNPIEVANYLIWRQRDAVRNSISMAAQAHIPHKQLHGVNANRMQEILWSRHGINWNDYPDGAKRGRLTRRHTGEREVTWTHRHTGETHTETALRSRWETAAAPHFTTEAGGFLAEAIPPIPRLNTDQETSPDDRPKENP from the coding sequence GTGAGCGACAGCACCGCCCTGGGCGACCGCATGAAACGCCACGAGCAGGCCACCCGCACCGTCCTGCCGGCCCGCACATACACGGTGATCCGCGTCGACGGCCGCAGCTTCCACACCTACCTGCGTGGATGCACCAAACCGTTCGACGAGCGGTTCATGGCCGACATGGACCTCGTCGCCGAGGCCCTGTGCGCGGAGATCTCCGGCACGGTTCTCGCCTACACGCAATCCGACGAAGTCTCGGTCCTGTGCACCGACTTCCAGGCGGCGGGCACGCAGCCCTGGTTCGGCGGAGTCGTCGCCAAGCAGACCTCCATCGCCGCCTCGGTGGCCACCGCCGCCCTCAACGCCGCCCGCCCCGGCAAACGAGCCCTCTTCGACGCCCGCGTGTTCACCCTGCCGAACCCGATCGAAGTCGCGAACTACCTGATCTGGCGCCAGCGCGACGCCGTCCGCAACAGCATCTCCATGGCAGCCCAGGCCCACATCCCGCACAAACAACTCCACGGCGTCAACGCCAACCGCATGCAGGAAATTCTGTGGTCGAGGCACGGCATCAACTGGAACGACTACCCCGACGGGGCCAAACGCGGCCGGCTGACCCGCCGCCACACGGGCGAACGCGAAGTCACCTGGACACACCGGCACACCGGCGAGACGCACACCGAGACCGCGCTGCGTTCCCGGTGGGAGACCGCCGCCGCGCCGCACTTCACCACCGAGGCGGGCGGCTTCCTCGCCGAGGCCATCCCGCCCATTCCCCGGCTGAACACCGATCAGGAGACCTCGCCGGACGACCGACCCAAGGAGAATCCGTGA
- the ligD gene encoding non-homologous end-joining DNA ligase gives MATRRPSAAGPVGLPRLSPMLASPGRLPSAAVDGLYGYEVKWDGARLLVYCSGDGTARPVTRTGRDASGTYPELAALGASLRRPAILDGEVVVLDERGRPDFGALQTRMTVRDGARAGRLARTTPVHLMIFDVLHLDGRSLLTESYTARRGELLGLGLAGARWATPAHTVGHGRRAFELTREQGFEGIVCKLLTSPYRPGVRSDEWIKIKHQVRIDVVIGGWLPVRGRSGGVPGALLVGVAEAGGLRFVGAVGSGMSGAEQRQLAELFAVVPRETSPFAGPVSEGRGARWVEPRLVAEVSATGWTSGGYLRHPVFERLRPGLARPV, from the coding sequence ATGGCGACGCGGCGCCCCTCGGCGGCGGGACCGGTGGGCCTCCCCCGGCTGTCCCCGATGCTGGCCTCCCCCGGCCGTCTCCCGTCGGCAGCCGTCGACGGCCTCTACGGCTACGAGGTCAAGTGGGACGGCGCCCGGCTGCTCGTCTATTGCTCGGGCGACGGGACGGCGCGCCCGGTAACCCGCACCGGCCGGGATGCGTCGGGTACCTATCCGGAGCTGGCCGCGCTCGGAGCCTCGCTGCGCCGTCCGGCGATTCTCGACGGAGAGGTGGTCGTCCTGGACGAGCGGGGCCGCCCCGACTTCGGGGCCCTTCAGACGCGGATGACCGTGCGCGACGGGGCCAGGGCGGGTCGGCTCGCGCGCACGACGCCCGTACATCTGATGATCTTCGACGTCCTGCACCTGGACGGTCGCAGCCTTTTGACCGAGTCGTACACGGCGCGCCGCGGCGAACTGCTGGGCCTGGGTCTGGCGGGTGCCCGCTGGGCGACGCCTGCGCACACGGTGGGCCACGGCCGCCGGGCGTTCGAGCTGACGCGGGAGCAGGGTTTCGAGGGGATCGTCTGCAAGTTGCTGACGTCGCCGTACCGGCCCGGGGTGCGCTCGGACGAGTGGATCAAGATCAAGCACCAGGTCCGCATCGACGTGGTGATCGGCGGTTGGCTGCCGGTTCGGGGCCGGTCCGGTGGTGTTCCCGGTGCGCTCCTGGTGGGCGTTGCCGAGGCCGGCGGGTTGCGGTTCGTCGGGGCCGTGGGATCGGGCATGTCCGGTGCGGAGCAGCGGCAGCTCGCGGAGCTGTTCGCGGTTGTGCCGCGCGAGACGTCGCCGTTCGCGGGGCCGGTGAGTGAGGGTCGTGGTGCGCGCTGGGTGGAGCCGCGGCTGGTTGCCGAGGTGAGCGCGACGGGGTGGACGTCGGGCGGGTATCTCAGGCATCCGGTGTTCGAGCGGCTGCGCCCTGGCCTGGCGCGGCCGGTCTAG
- a CDS encoding DUF397 domain-containing protein has product MYGSGGNRVPQWRKSRHSEQDYCVEVARLVTGVGVRDSKDAWSPVIVVPVGAWAMLAGRLG; this is encoded by the coding sequence GTGTACGGCTCTGGAGGTAACCGCGTACCGCAGTGGCGAAAGTCCCGCCACAGCGAACAGGACTACTGCGTAGAGGTCGCGCGCCTGGTCACTGGGGTGGGTGTGCGGGACAGCAAGGACGCGTGGTCGCCGGTGATCGTCGTGCCGGTGGGCGCGTGGGCGATGTTGGCCGGTCGCCTGGGTTGA
- a CDS encoding T4 RnlA family RNA ligase — MTSLHGDGFRAETPPARYDAGPPEGWWYGTRSVRGPLCLADLFPLADLEAEIASGHVTRKRHPELPLSIHTYAPACQYENHWNPVTMRCRGLVADDNGRIVALPFPKIFLASMHTQGHPFAPPLPAGAPFEVYDKVDGSLGIVFHYGGRWHAATKGSFSSAQALWAQARIDTSDTGDLDPAVTYLAEIVHPGNRIVVDYGESKDLVLLGAYRPFDGTEVELREVAPHWSRIGSVVRSWGSRQSFAALDGLEGLAAVNHSMDGRPVSGLAAEGYVVRFASGLRAKIKYADYLTLHKLYTGTSERTVWEALASGRDIGELFDRIPDEFRDWVDDVANRLTARADAWIANAVAAHKAIGTCPDRRTFAERAKDSPYRAALFMLLDGRDIRPLAWKQVRPAGPTAFTTSDQE; from the coding sequence GTGACGTCCCTCCACGGCGACGGGTTCCGGGCCGAAACACCACCGGCCCGCTACGACGCCGGACCACCGGAAGGATGGTGGTACGGAACACGCTCCGTCCGAGGACCGCTGTGCCTGGCCGACCTGTTCCCGCTCGCGGACCTCGAAGCCGAGATCGCGAGCGGCCACGTCACCCGCAAGCGACACCCCGAACTCCCGCTGTCCATCCACACCTACGCCCCCGCGTGCCAGTACGAGAACCACTGGAACCCGGTCACGATGCGCTGCCGCGGGCTGGTAGCCGACGACAACGGGAGGATCGTTGCGCTGCCGTTCCCGAAGATCTTCCTGGCGTCCATGCACACCCAGGGCCACCCCTTCGCCCCGCCACTTCCCGCAGGGGCGCCGTTCGAGGTCTACGACAAGGTCGACGGCTCCCTCGGAATCGTGTTCCACTACGGCGGGCGCTGGCACGCCGCGACGAAGGGCTCGTTCTCCTCGGCGCAGGCCCTGTGGGCCCAGGCCCGCATCGACACGTCCGACACGGGGGACCTCGATCCCGCGGTGACGTACCTCGCCGAGATCGTCCACCCCGGAAACCGAATCGTCGTCGACTACGGCGAGTCCAAAGACCTCGTGCTGCTGGGCGCGTATCGCCCGTTCGACGGCACAGAAGTCGAACTTCGGGAAGTCGCACCGCACTGGTCGCGGATCGGCTCGGTCGTGCGCTCCTGGGGCAGCAGACAGTCCTTCGCCGCCCTTGACGGCCTGGAGGGGCTGGCCGCTGTGAACCACTCGATGGACGGCCGCCCCGTCTCGGGACTCGCAGCCGAGGGCTACGTCGTCCGCTTCGCGTCCGGACTCCGCGCGAAGATCAAATACGCGGACTACCTGACCCTGCACAAGCTCTACACCGGCACCAGCGAACGCACCGTATGGGAAGCCCTGGCCTCCGGCCGCGACATCGGCGAACTCTTCGACCGCATCCCCGACGAATTCCGCGACTGGGTCGACGACGTGGCGAACCGACTGACCGCCAGGGCCGACGCGTGGATCGCCAACGCCGTCGCGGCCCACAAGGCCATCGGCACCTGCCCCGACCGTCGCACATTCGCCGAACGCGCCAAGGACTCGCCGTACCGCGCCGCGCTGTTCATGCTCCTCGACGGCCGCGACATCCGCCCACTCGCCTGGAAGCAGGTCCGCCCCGCCGGCCCCACCGCATTCACGACCTCGGACCAGGAGTGA
- a CDS encoding DUF6915 family protein, translating into MNSWHHAQSSARKWGGEPDVYLPIHELIDSSKRVIGDVRHRSLYHHTAGVWLCQEVFGVTLDVPRRHGTLRVPVRLVAEQHVLEDLGWLPSPADYLDGMPIKPWMSGSRRKSVPLSHLLLDPPGDPK; encoded by the coding sequence GTGAACTCCTGGCATCACGCCCAGTCGTCCGCCCGCAAATGGGGCGGCGAACCCGACGTCTACCTGCCGATTCACGAACTGATCGACTCAAGCAAACGCGTGATCGGCGACGTCCGACACCGCTCGCTCTACCACCACACCGCCGGGGTCTGGCTTTGCCAGGAGGTGTTCGGCGTGACCCTCGACGTCCCCCGGCGACACGGCACACTCCGGGTCCCCGTGCGGCTCGTCGCCGAACAGCACGTCCTCGAAGACCTCGGATGGCTCCCCAGCCCCGCCGACTACCTCGACGGCATGCCCATCAAGCCCTGGATGTCCGGCAGCCGGCGCAAGTCCGTCCCCCTGTCCCACCTACTCCTCGACCCGCCCGGAGACCCCAAGTGA